The nucleotide window GTGCATCGCGGTCGTGGTGGGGGAGCGGGCCGCCATCTGCGCGACCGCCGTACCCAGCTTGATCCTTGACGTCCGCGCGGCGATCCAGGTCAGCGGGGTGAAGGCGTCGGACCCCCAGGACTCGGCGGTCCACACCGAGTCGTAGCCGAGCCGCTCCGCCTCCTGGGCGAGGGACACCTGGTCGGCGGAGGGTCCGCGGCCCCAGTAACCGAGGGCGAGTCCGAGTCGCATGCACTACTCCTGACGGTGCGTCAGAAAAGAGAAGGCCGCGCCGACTGTACGGGAACGGCCCCCCACCCGGAAGAGCTCCGAAGAGCTCTGGGGGTGGAGGGCCGTGACGGACCTGCGGCGACGGAATTCAGCCGCGCTGGATCCCGGACGTGTCCTGCAGTACACCGCGGCGGCCGTCCTGCGTCTGCGCCACCAGGCTCGGGCCGCGCTGCTCGACGGCCAGGTACCAGGTGCCCGGCGCCAGCTCGGCGATCGGCGTCGGCGAACCGTCCTCCGCGAACAGCGGACGCGCCACCGGCACCGCGAACCAGAACGGGGAGAACTCCCCGCCGGGCTGCGGAGCCTGCGGGGCCTGCGCCTGCTGCGGCTGGCCGGGCTGCGGCTGGCCGGGCTGGGCGCCGAACGGCTGGCCCTGCTGCGGCTGGCCGCCGAAGGACGGACCCGGCTGCTGGGCGCCCGGGTAGCCGTAACCACCCTGCGGCTGACCGCCGTAGGGCTGCGGGGCGGCGGGCTTGGGCGGCGGGAGGAGGGAGCCCCTGAGCGCCGGGACGAGAGGGGTGGCGATCGCGCCGCCGGCCAGGACCAGCGTGGCGATCAGGATCAGGATCAGACCGGTGCCGACGTCCGGGCCGGACGAGCCCTCACCGACGTTGTTGAGGCCGCCGGCCGGGTCGAAGATGTTCGCGAGGGCGCTCCACGCGGAGAAGATGCTGAGGGCGATACCGAAGTGGCCGAGGTCGATGCCGATGACCTTGGGCGCCTGCGGGAGACCGCGTGCGAGGACGATGAGCGCGGCGCCGGCGATGCCCGTGAGGACAACTCCGAGCAGCAGAGGAGCGCTCGACCACGCGTTCGGCATGTCGAGGTTGGCGGCCCCGTCGTACGAGTAGATGTCGAGGAACGACGCGATCAACAGCAGTACCGCTGCTCCGATCACCACGCCGTCGCCTCGAGTGAGGGAGCGGATATTCACTTCAGGTCCTTCGTCAGTCGTCTCGTCGTCGGTGGAGGCGTCGCTGTCACCTTGTCCCCGTGAGGCCGCGGTGCCATGCGCGGGGGTGGCCCCTCATCGTAGGGAGGACACTATCGTCCGCCCCACCTGGGTGTCCGCCCCGATCCGCACGCTCTTCCCTACCCGCGCAGGAAACTCACGATTCCCTCAGAGATTCCCTGTGCCGCCTTCTGGCGCCAGGCACCACTGGTCAGCCGCGCGGAGTCCTTGCTGTCGCGCATGTTGCCGCACTCGATGAAGACCTTCGGAACCGTTGACAGATTGAGACCGCCGAGGTCTTTGCGCACGTCGAGGCCGGTGCCGTCACCGATGTAGTTGGAAGGGGGGCTGCCGGTGACGCTCAGGAAGCGGCCGGCGATGCGCTCGCCCAGGTCACGGGAGGAGGCCACGATGGGCCGGGTGTCGGCGGCGCCCGAGTGCACGGAGCCCGGCAGGATCACGTGGAAGCCGCGGTTGCCGGCCGCCGAACCGTCCGCGTGGACCGACACGACGGCGTCCGCCGCGGCCTTGTTGCCGATCTCGGCCCGCTCGTCCACGCACGGACCCCAGGCGCGGTCGTCGTCCTGGGTGAACTTCACGGTGGCGCCCTCCTTCTCCAGGAGGGTGCGCAGCCGGCGCGAGACGTCGAGCGTGAACCGGGCTTCCGTGTAACCGGCGTTGGTCGCCGTACCCGTCGTGTCGCATTCCTTCGAGTTCGTCCCGATGTCCACCTCGCGGTTGATCTCGGACGGGTGCCGGAAGTTGCCGGGGTTGTGGCCGGGGTCGACGACGACCACCTTGCCCTTGAGGGGGCCGGGCTCCGCGCCGCCGGACCGGCCGTCACCGGACCCGCCGCCACCGGACCGGCCGGTGCCGCCGTCCGGCCGCTCCTTGCCGTCGTCCTTGCCGCCGTCCGGGGCGCCCGGTGCGGTGGAACGGTTCGCCGGGGCCGACGTCGACGCCTGCGCGGCGGAGCCGTCCCCGTCGTCGTTCCCCACGGACTGCCACACCAGCCAGCCCGCCAGGGCGCCGGGCACGAGGGCTGCGACGGCGACGGTCAGGGGGCCGCGCAGGGCGCGGCGCGGGGGGCGGGGGGGTTCGAAGTCCGGGCCTACGTATGACACGGCCAACACCTTACGGGTCGGCCGGGCCGGACGCGGTGAACGAAGGACCGGACGCGGTGAAGGAAAGACCGGATGCGCTGAAGGAGGGGCCCCGGGTCAGATGCCCTTGCCCGTACGCCGCAGCACGCGCAGCGAATCGGTGGCGGACACCTCCGTGAACGCGCCGGACCGCAGCGCGCGGAGGTAGACGCGGTACGGCGCCTGCCCGGTGAACTCGTCCACCGGATCCGGGAACACGTCGTGGATGAGCAGCAGCCCGCCCTCGGCGACGTGGGGCGCCCAGCCCTCGTAGTCCCCGCCCGCGTGCTCGTCGGTGTGGCCGCCGTCGATGAAGACGAGGCCGAGGGGGGAGCTCCAGAATGCGGCGACCTGCGGCGACCGTCCGACGACGGCGACCACGTGGTCCTCGAGACCGGCCCGGTGGAGCGTACGGCGGAAGGCCGGCAGGGTGTCCATGAGCCCGAGCTCCGGATCGACCGTGGCCGGGTCGTGGTACTCCCACCCGGGCTGCTGCTCCTCGCTGCCCCGGTGGTGGTCGACGGTGACGGCGGTGACCCCGGCCCCCCGCGCCGCGTCGGCCAGCAGGACGGTGGAGCGCCCGCAGTAGGTACCGACCTCCAGCAGCGGCAGCCCCAGCCGCCCGGCCTCGACGGCGGCGGCGTACAGGGCGAGCCCCTCCCCCACGGGCATGAACCCCTTGGCCCCCTCGAAGGCGGCGAGGATCTCGGGCTCAGGTGCCGTGGCCATGGGGTTCCTCCAGGTAGTACGTCCACGCATACGGGCGCCATGGTGCCGCATGCATGAGGGCGAGCGCCCCACCAGGGGCGCGGGGAACCGCACGCCCGGCCATGACGTACGCCCGGCCACGACGCACCCGCGCCCTACGACTCGGCTAGGCCAGGACCTCCGCACCGGGCAGCGCGAGGTCCACATCGAGGACCCGCACCCCGCCGGGGTGGCTCGCCCCGGACGCGAGCGGCCCGTGCCCACCCGCCGTGACGGCCAGCACGTACGCCCCCTCGCCGGGCACGGCGAGCGTGTAGGCGCCGTCCACGGAGGACAGCGTCGCCCCCGCCTGCCGCCCCCGCCGGTCGATCAGCGTCACCTTGGCCCGGGCGACCGGAACACCGTCGGCGGTCAGCACACGCCCACGGAAACCGGCCCGGTCCGCGGAGCCGGCGGCGGCCGGTCCCGTCCCGGGGACGTCCTCGCTGGACGCCACCAGATGCGGCTTCGCCGTGTTCGCCGCCGCCCGCCGCCCCGGCAGGAACGCCGCGAACGCCAGGCCGAGCAGCACCGCACCCGTGGCGATCATGAACGACACGCGGAAGCCGTGCATCGAGGGGACCGCGGTCCCGCCCACCTGGTTGGCCGTGTTCGCCAGGACCATGCCGATGACGGCACTGGAGACGGACGTACCGATGGAGCGCATCAGCGTGTTCAGCCCGTTGGCCGCGCCGGTCTCCGACGCGGGCACGGCGCCGATGATCAGCGCGGGCAGCGAGGAGTACGCGAGGCCGATGCCCGCGCCCAGCACCACGGCGATGACGATGGTCTGCCAGGCGGCGCTCATCAGGCCGAGCCCGGCGCCGTACCCGACCGCGATGATCAGCAGGCCGATCATCAGGGTGACCTTGGGGCCGTACTTGGCGGACAGCCGCGCGTACACCGGCGCCGTGAACATCATCGTCAGGCCGAGCGGCGCCACGCACAGACCCGCCACGACCATGGACTGGCCGAGGCCGTACCCGGTCGACGCGGGCAGCTGGAGCAGCTGCGGCAGGACGAGGGAGACGGCGTAGAAGGCGACGCCGACCATGATCGAGGCGAGGTTGGTGAAGAGCACCGCGGGCCGGGCCGTGGTGCGCAGGTCGACCAGCGGCGCCTTGATCCGCAGCTCCATCACGCCCCACAGCAGGAGCACGGCCGCCGCGGCGCCGAACAGACCGAGCGTCGTGCCGGACGTCCAGCCCCAGTCGCTGCCCTTGGTGATGGGCAGGAGGAAGAGGACCAGTCCGGCGGAGAGGCCGAACGCGCCGAGGACGTCGAAGGTGCCGGCGGCGCGCATCGGGGACTCGGGGACGAAGACCAGGGTGAGCAGGATCGCCAGGACGCCGAGGCCCGCCGAGGCGAAGAACAGCGCGTGCCAGTCGGCGTGCTGCGCCACGAGCGCCGCGACCGGCAGTGCCAGCCCGCCGCCGACGCCGATCGAGGAGCTCATCAGGGCCATCGCCGAGCCGAGCTTCTCCAGCGGCAGCTCGTCGCGCATCAGTCCGATGCCGAGCGGGATGGCGCCCATCGCGAAGCCCTGCAGGGCGCGGCCGACGATCATCACGAGCAGTTCGCTGGTGAATCCGGCGACGAGCGAGCCCACCACCATCACGGCGAGGCTGGCGATCAGCATGCGCCGCTTGCCGTAGAGGTCGCCGAGGCGGCCCATGATCGGCGTGGAGACGGCGCCCGCGAGCAGGGTGGAGGTCATGACCCAGGTGGCGTTGCCGGGGGAGGTGCCCAGCAGCTGCGGCAGGTCCTTGATGACCGGCACCAGCAGGGTCTGCATCACCGCGACAACGATGCCCGCGAAGGCCAGTACGGGGACGATTCCGCTGCCGCCGGGCCCTCGGGTGTGCGGATCCGTCGTTGTCCGGGTCATGCGTGCGGCCTCCAGAGGCGGGAAGGGGGTAGGTGCAGGGTGAACCCCGTGTGCCCAGGCAACTATTCCGTTGCTTCGAGCCGCTAACGATTTCTTGACCTTCTCATTACATCCGAACATCTGACGTCCGATCCGGACTCGGGTCCGGACTCGGGGCCGGGTTCGGGGCCGGGCTGAGACCCGGTTCCGGGCTCGGACCCGGCCCCGGGCTCGGACTGAGGTCCTACGGCTTACGCCCGGTGCCCGACGGCCGTGCGGCGAAAAGACGATGTACGGGGCAGGGGGCCGCTGCGACCATGACCTCTATGCCCACGCTCAGAGTCGCCGAAGAGATACCCGCGTCCCGCTCCCGTCGTCCCGCGCCGCCCGCCTGGCTGGTGGTCGCCCTGGCCTGCGCGGGCCAGTTCCTCGTCGTCCTCGACGTGTCCGTCGTCAATGTGGCGCTGCCGTCGATGCGTTCCGACCTGGGACTGAGCGCCCCGGGACTGCAGTGGGTCGTCAACGCGTACACCATCGCCTTCGCCGGCTTCATGCTGCTCGGCGGCCGGGCCGGCGACCTGTACGGGCGCAAGCTGATGTTCCTGGTCGGGCTGGCGCTGTTCACGCTGGCCTCGCTGGCGGGCGGGCTCGCCCAGGCGGAGTGGCAGCTGCTGGCCGCGCGGGCCGTGCAGGGACTCGGCGCGGCCGTGCTCGCCCCCTCGACCCTGACGATCCTCACGTCGGCCGTGCCCGAGGGGGCCCCGCGTGCGCGCGCCATCGCGACCTGGACCGCGGTCGGCGGAGGCGGCGGCGCGGCGGGCGGGCTCGTCGGCGGGCTCCTGGTGGACGGCCTGAACTGGCGGTGGGTCCTGCTGATCAACGTCCCGATCGGCGCCGTGGTGCTGGCCGGCGCCCTGTTCTGGCTCGTGGAGAGCCGGGCCGGCGGCGGGCGGCGGCTCGACCTGCCGGGCGCCGTACTGGTGACGTCGGGGCTCGCGACCCTCGCGTACGGGATCGTGCAGACCGAGGCCGCGGGGTGGGCGTCCGCCGCGACCCTGGTCCCGCTGGCCGGCGGGGCCGCGCTGATCGGGCTGTTCCTGCTCGTCGAGGCGCGGACGCAGGCGCCGCTGATGCCGCTGGGACTGTTCCGGGTGCGGTCCGTGTCCTCGGCGAACGTGGCGATGTTCCTGTGCGGCTCGGCGATGTTCTGCATGTGGTTCTTCATGACGCTGTACGCGCAGAACGTGCTCGGCTACACACCCCTGGAGGCCGGGCTGGCGCTCGTGCCCAGCTCGCTCGCGGTGGTCCTGGGCTCGAAGGCCGCACCCGGGTTCATGCGGGTCGTGGGGGCGCGCAACGTCGCGGTGACCGGCGCGCTGGTGGCGGCGGCCGGGTTCGGATGGCAGTCCACGATGAGCGCGGACGGGGCGTACGTCACCACGATCATGCTGCCCGGTGTCCTGATGATGCTCGGCGCGGGACTCTCCGCGACGCCGCTCGCCGCCGTTGCCACGTCCGGGGCGGCGGCGGGGGACGCGGGGCTGGTGTCCGGGCTCGTCAACACCTCGCGGACGATGGGGGGTTCGCTCGGGTTGTCCGTGATGGCGACGATCGCCGCGGCGCGGAGCGGGGGAGAGGGGTCGGCCGCGGCGCTCACGCAGGGGTATGCGCTGGTGTTCCGCACGGGGTGCCTCGTGCTGCTCGGCGGGGCGGTGCTGATGCTGGTGTGGCTGCCGCGCGGCTCCGCCGGGCCGCGGGGGACGGGGCGGGGGACGGGACGGGAGACGGGACGGGGGAAGGCGCGTCGTCCGCCGCGGGTGCGTCGTGGCCGGTCGAGCGGTTCCCCGCGCCCCTGAAACGCGAAATCCCCTCACCGGAGGGGGGAGGAGGGACTACAGCCAGCCCTGGTGGCGGGCTTCCCTCATGGCCTCCATCCGGTTTCGGGTGGACGTCTTGCCGATGGCCGAGGAGAGGTAGTTGCGGACCGTCGATTCGGAGAGGTGGAGCCTGGCGGCGATGTCGGCGACGGTCGCGCCGTCCGCCGAGGCCTTCAGCACGTCGCACTCGCGGGCGGTGAGCGGGCTGGGGCCGGCGCCCAGCGCGGCCGCCGCCAGCGCCGGGTCGATGACGACCTCCCCGGTCAGCACCTGGCGGATCGCCCGGGCCAGCTCCTCCACGGGCCCGTCCTTGACCAGGAACCCGGCGGCGCCCGCCTCCATGGCCCGCCGCAGGTAACCGGGGCGGCCGAAGGTGGTGAGGATCAGCACCCGGCAGTCGGGCGTCTCCTCCCGCAGCAGTGCGGCGGCGTCCAGCCCGCTGATCCCGGGCAGTTCGATGTCCAGCAGCGCCACATCGGGCCGCGACTCCAGGGCCGCCCCCACGATGGCGTCCCCCGTCCCGACCTGTGCCACGACCTCGATGTCGGTCTCCATCCCGAGGAGCAGGGCGAGCGCGCCCCGCATCATCCCCTGGTCCTCGGCGAGCAGAACACGGATGGACTTGGCAGGCCGATACTCCCGGGGCATCTCGTTCACACGCCCACACTAGGCCGGACCTGCCCTTGAAGGCCGCGCGAACCCACGCGCCCCGCGCCCGCGCGATTCGGGCCCGCGCGATCCGGGGTCTGCGCCCCGGGCCTGTGCGATCCGGGCCGCCAGCCGGGGCCCGCGCCCCGGACCCATGCGGCCCGGGCCCGCGCGACCTGGGATCTATGCTCCGGGCCCACGCGGCCTGGGCCCGCGCGATTCGAGGTCTACGCCCCGGGCCTGTGCGATTCGGGGGCCGCCAGCCGGGGCCCGCGCCCCGGACCCATGCGCCCCGGGCCCGCGCGATTCAGGATCTACGCTCCGGACCCACGCGACCTGGGCCCGCGCGATTCGGGGTCTACGCCCCGGGCCCGCGCCCCGGACCCATACGGCCGGGGCCCGCACGATCCGGGGCCCGCTACCCGGACCTATACGGCCAGGGGCCCGCGGCCTGGGATCTGCGGCCCGCGGCCAGGAACCCGCGGCCCGCAGCCCGGGCTGCCTCCCGGCCGGTAGGCCTCACGCCGCGGTCGGCTCCGGCTCCGGCTCCAGGACCGGTAGCTCCGCCGTCACCACGAACCCGCCCCGGGTCCCCGCCCCCGCCCCCAGCGCCCCGCCCGCCGCCGCGAGCCGCTCCGCCAGCCCCTTCAGCCCGGTGCCGGCGGGACCGGTGCCCGAGGTGTCGGAGACGCCGGTGCCGTCGTCCGAGACGCTGACCCGGACGCGTTCCGCGGAGCCGTCCACCGCGATCTCGCACCGCGTCGCCCCGCTGTGCCGCACCGCGTTGGTCACCGCCTCCCGCACCACCCACCCCAGCAACGCCTCCGCCCGCGCGGGCAGCGGCGGCCCCGACTGCCGTACGACCGGCTCGATCCCCGCCGCCAGCAGCGCCGACCGCGCCCGGTCCAGGTCCGCCGCGAGGCTGCCCTCGCGGTACCCCGTGACCGCCTCGCGTATCTCCGTCAGCGCCTGCCGGCCGACCGACTCGATGTCGCAGACCTGGACGAGCGCCGCGTCCAGGTCCCGGGGGGCCAGGCGCCGGGCCGCCTCCGACTTGACCACGATGACGGACAGCGTGTGGCCCAGCAGGTCGTGCAGGTCGCGCGAGAACCGCAGACGCTCCTCCTCGACGGCCCGCCGCGCCAACTCCTCGCGGGCCGAACGCAGTTCACGTACGGCATCCGACAGGGACAGGATCGCTGCGGTCACCATGGTGGACAGGAACGTGCCGTACGCGACGTTCACCGCGCCCCACCCGTCCCGCAGCCCGGCCACGACACCCGCGAGCACGCTCAGTCCGATACCGGTCCTGCCCAGCCACGGTCCCCGCACGACCGCCCCCGCGGCCAGCCCGAGCAGCGGGAAGAAGAGCAGCCAGCTGCCCCCGTACAGGCCGCCGAGCAGACAGGTCACCACGCCCAGGGCGAGCAGCGCACGCCGGGTGGAACGGGATTCGCGGGCCTCCTTCGAGAAGGCGCGGAACACCACGTGGATGTAGAGGGAGTTGAAGACGAAGAGGCCGATGCCGCCGACCCAGGGGTTCGGGGCCTTGCCCTGGAGGAGGTTGGAGAAGGCGCCCATGCCCATGAGGAGCCAGGGCAGGAGCGCGAAACCGCTGGGCGGCGGGCCCAGGTGCTCCGGCAGCTTCCCCGCCCGGCGTGCCTTCCGCCGGCCGGCGACGAACCCCCGGCCCGCGTCGAACGTGCCCAGGCCCGCGTCGAACGCGCCCAGGCCCGCGTCGAACGCGCCCCGGCCGGCCCCGCACCGGGCCCGGTTCTCCCGTCGCGCCGACATCCGACGACCGATCCTTCGCAACCAGGACATGTCCTCAACCCCCGTTCAGACGGTCCGCGCGGTCCTGCGGTACGAGACCACAGCGTACGAGCCGAAGACCAGCAGCCAGCCGGTCAGCACCAGCACCGCTCCCGGGGCGGGCGCCCGCCCGTCGGCGACGGCCGTACCGAGCTGCGCGAAGCGGTTCGTGGGTGTGTAGGCGGACAGGGACCGCAGCCAGCCCGGGAAGAGGACCAGGGGGAACCACAGTCCGCCGACCACCGCGAGCGTCAGGTTGCACACCATGTTCACCACGCCCGTGCCCTGCGCGGTCAGCCGGTAGCCGTTGCCGAGGCCGAGCAGCGTGAAGGGGACCGAGCCGAGCCACAGCGACAGCGCGATCACCGCCCACTTCCAGGCGTCGAGGCGTACGCCGTTGACCAGGCCGCCCGCCGCGAGGACCGCCACGATCGCGGGCAGGACGGTCACCGCGCCCGTCAGCGCGCGCCCCGCCACCACCTGGCGCGGGCTCATCGGGGTGATCCTCAGTTGCCGCAGCCAGCCGGTCGACCGGTCCTCGGCGACCCCGCCGCCGGTGTTCAGGGCCGAA belongs to Streptomyces sp. V3I8 and includes:
- a CDS encoding MFS transporter, which produces MTSMPTLRVAEEIPASRSRRPAPPAWLVVALACAGQFLVVLDVSVVNVALPSMRSDLGLSAPGLQWVVNAYTIAFAGFMLLGGRAGDLYGRKLMFLVGLALFTLASLAGGLAQAEWQLLAARAVQGLGAAVLAPSTLTILTSAVPEGAPRARAIATWTAVGGGGGAAGGLVGGLLVDGLNWRWVLLINVPIGAVVLAGALFWLVESRAGGGRRLDLPGAVLVTSGLATLAYGIVQTEAAGWASAATLVPLAGGAALIGLFLLVEARTQAPLMPLGLFRVRSVSSANVAMFLCGSAMFCMWFFMTLYAQNVLGYTPLEAGLALVPSSLAVVLGSKAAPGFMRVVGARNVAVTGALVAAAGFGWQSTMSADGAYVTTIMLPGVLMMLGAGLSATPLAAVATSGAAAGDAGLVSGLVNTSRTMGGSLGLSVMATIAAARSGGEGSAAALTQGYALVFRTGCLVLLGGAVLMLVWLPRGSAGPRGTGRGTGRETGRGKARRPPRVRRGRSSGSPRP
- a CDS encoding ABC transporter permease, translated to MIGYLRLEVRRTLRDVGFMIGGVVMPVVMYLLFTNLGGGADSDWKTASMIGMAAYGAMGSALNTGGGVAEDRSTGWLRQLRITPMSPRQVVAGRALTGAVTVLPAIVAVLAAGGLVNGVRLDAWKWAVIALSLWLGSVPFTLLGLGNGYRLTAQGTGVVNMVCNLTLAVVGGLWFPLVLFPGWLRSLSAYTPTNRFAQLGTAVADGRAPAPGAVLVLTGWLLVFGSYAVVSYRRTARTV
- a CDS encoding MFS transporter, producing MTRTTTDPHTRGPGGSGIVPVLAFAGIVVAVMQTLLVPVIKDLPQLLGTSPGNATWVMTSTLLAGAVSTPIMGRLGDLYGKRRMLIASLAVMVVGSLVAGFTSELLVMIVGRALQGFAMGAIPLGIGLMRDELPLEKLGSAMALMSSSIGVGGGLALPVAALVAQHADWHALFFASAGLGVLAILLTLVFVPESPMRAAGTFDVLGAFGLSAGLVLFLLPITKGSDWGWTSGTTLGLFGAAAAVLLLWGVMELRIKAPLVDLRTTARPAVLFTNLASIMVGVAFYAVSLVLPQLLQLPASTGYGLGQSMVVAGLCVAPLGLTMMFTAPVYARLSAKYGPKVTLMIGLLIIAVGYGAGLGLMSAAWQTIVIAVVLGAGIGLAYSSLPALIIGAVPASETGAANGLNTLMRSIGTSVSSAVIGMVLANTANQVGGTAVPSMHGFRVSFMIATGAVLLGLAFAAFLPGRRAAANTAKPHLVASSEDVPGTGPAAAGSADRAGFRGRVLTADGVPVARAKVTLIDRRGRQAGATLSSVDGAYTLAVPGEGAYVLAVTAGGHGPLASGASHPGGVRVLDVDLALPGAEVLA
- a CDS encoding response regulator transcription factor, whose translation is MPREYRPAKSIRVLLAEDQGMMRGALALLLGMETDIEVVAQVGTGDAIVGAALESRPDVALLDIELPGISGLDAAALLREETPDCRVLILTTFGRPGYLRRAMEAGAAGFLVKDGPVEELARAIRQVLTGEVVIDPALAAAALGAGPSPLTARECDVLKASADGATVADIAARLHLSESTVRNYLSSAIGKTSTRNRMEAMREARHQGWL
- a CDS encoding N-acetylmuramoyl-L-alanine amidase; protein product: MSYVGPDFEPPRPPRRALRGPLTVAVAALVPGALAGWLVWQSVGNDDGDGSAAQASTSAPANRSTAPGAPDGGKDDGKERPDGGTGRSGGGGSGDGRSGGAEPGPLKGKVVVVDPGHNPGNFRHPSEINREVDIGTNSKECDTTGTATNAGYTEARFTLDVSRRLRTLLEKEGATVKFTQDDDRAWGPCVDERAEIGNKAAADAVVSVHADGSAAGNRGFHVILPGSVHSGAADTRPIVASSRDLGERIAGRFLSVTGSPPSNYIGDGTGLDVRKDLGGLNLSTVPKVFIECGNMRDSKDSARLTSGAWRQKAAQGISEGIVSFLRG
- a CDS encoding sensor histidine kinase, whose translation is MSARRENRARCGAGRGAFDAGLGAFDAGLGTFDAGRGFVAGRRKARRAGKLPEHLGPPPSGFALLPWLLMGMGAFSNLLQGKAPNPWVGGIGLFVFNSLYIHVVFRAFSKEARESRSTRRALLALGVVTCLLGGLYGGSWLLFFPLLGLAAGAVVRGPWLGRTGIGLSVLAGVVAGLRDGWGAVNVAYGTFLSTMVTAAILSLSDAVRELRSAREELARRAVEEERLRFSRDLHDLLGHTLSVIVVKSEAARRLAPRDLDAALVQVCDIESVGRQALTEIREAVTGYREGSLAADLDRARSALLAAGIEPVVRQSGPPLPARAEALLGWVVREAVTNAVRHSGATRCEIAVDGSAERVRVSVSDDGTGVSDTSGTGPAGTGLKGLAERLAAAGGALGAGAGTRGGFVVTAELPVLEPEPEPTAA
- a CDS encoding class I SAM-dependent methyltransferase, translating into MATAPEPEILAAFEGAKGFMPVGEGLALYAAAVEAGRLGLPLLEVGTYCGRSTVLLADAARGAGVTAVTVDHHRGSEEQQPGWEYHDPATVDPELGLMDTLPAFRRTLHRAGLEDHVVAVVGRSPQVAAFWSSPLGLVFIDGGHTDEHAGGDYEGWAPHVAEGGLLLIHDVFPDPVDEFTGQAPYRVYLRALRSGAFTEVSATDSLRVLRRTGKGI